The Spirochaeta isovalerica genome includes a window with the following:
- a CDS encoding ABC transporter ATP-binding protein: MELEIHEISKHFREKKTVNKFSLKITPGVWGLLGANGAGKTTLMRIIAGIIKPTSGSVTYNGIPIGELQEKYRNILGYLPQNFGFDPDFSVNDYLNYIGALKGLGAADVLERIEDLTEKLNLTELKNKKITKLSGGMKQRVGIAQALLNEPEILILDEPTSGLDPGERIRFRNLISEFARDRIVIISTHIVSDVEYIATMNAVMKEGKLLSCGTTADLVRTVENHVWSSVISIRDLYEYDRKVRIVNTRNVDASRVSIRYLAEKPVNDSSISRKPSLEDLYLWMFPQEEKEAEDL; this comes from the coding sequence ATGGAATTGGAGATACATGAAATTTCAAAGCACTTCAGAGAAAAAAAAACTGTAAACAAATTCTCATTAAAAATCACGCCTGGAGTCTGGGGGCTCTTAGGTGCAAACGGGGCTGGAAAAACCACATTGATGCGGATTATCGCCGGTATTATCAAACCGACTTCCGGCTCTGTCACCTATAACGGAATCCCCATAGGCGAACTGCAGGAAAAGTACAGAAATATTTTGGGATATCTTCCTCAGAATTTCGGTTTTGATCCGGATTTTTCAGTCAATGACTACCTGAATTATATCGGTGCGCTCAAAGGGCTCGGCGCGGCAGATGTTTTGGAAAGAATAGAGGATCTGACAGAGAAGCTGAATCTTACCGAGCTGAAAAATAAAAAAATTACAAAATTATCGGGAGGCATGAAGCAGAGAGTCGGTATTGCCCAGGCTCTGCTCAACGAACCGGAAATTCTGATCCTCGATGAGCCGACGAGCGGTCTGGATCCGGGAGAGAGGATCAGATTCAGAAATCTGATTTCAGAATTTGCCCGCGATCGCATCGTGATCATTTCGACTCATATCGTTTCGGATGTTGAATACATAGCGACCATGAACGCTGTTATGAAAGAGGGAAAGCTCCTCTCTTGCGGCACAACGGCAGATCTGGTCAGAACAGTGGAGAACCATGTATGGAGCAGCGTCATATCTATCAGAGATCTCTATGAATATGATCGGAAAGTGAGGATTGTTAACACCAGGAACGTAGATGCATCGAGGGTTTCGATCCGGTATCTGGCTGAAAAACCGGTAAACGACAGCTCTATATCCCGGAAGCCGTCCCTGGAAGATCTGTATTTATGGATGTTCCCGCAGGAAGAGAAAGAGGCGGAAGACCTATGA
- a CDS encoding DUF4384 domain-containing protein: MKKLPATLILILISIHLYAEPGWVRSMGTSTPYSSDRYLTGFAMYNRYSSDAVAKAKESALADLSGKIETKVNSVMTLSEEDGSGGYSSDLTILSRNSVQVTVSGVDYLVYDDSSQTYALAYVSIEDLSSSYVQKADLALGKALSAYDRAEELIGSGKNVQALESLYDAQKELILLSEQESLYLSVNPRRSRDSFQRLLSAYDTDQESFVRTLEDDVNRRIQELDDLDLRNYQAAMDKIALILKRQDLNAGNISVPPSTFETSSFSSEFGRYAASGLEGSLIGSLSRSNAKTIYRSNYWMEGNMIRFRVLAVDERGNKLGQASVRFPYSADLRSYDLKPQNFEEAMVALKEFSVGALTDGGINVDVWTNKGRDSDSLVFEDGETLQLYLRVNQPSFLRITYRLATGEMVLLERSFYIGMDQVNRAVALPYEFEVQGPFGVEQMIVTAFSKEPPTPNTIVDFIDGEEYEVFSTMEAVVAQTRGLRKKQTGAEDEVRVGEAILNLTTMR; encoded by the coding sequence ATGAAAAAACTGCCTGCGACACTTATTCTCATTTTAATATCCATACATCTCTATGCCGAACCGGGCTGGGTCCGTTCAATGGGAACCAGCACTCCCTATTCGTCAGACCGGTATCTCACGGGTTTTGCCATGTATAACCGCTATTCAAGCGATGCCGTTGCCAAAGCGAAAGAGAGTGCGCTTGCCGATCTCTCGGGAAAAATTGAAACCAAAGTCAACTCGGTCATGACATTATCTGAAGAAGATGGTTCGGGGGGATACAGCTCTGATTTGACAATTTTGTCCAGGAATTCCGTTCAGGTTACGGTTTCCGGCGTAGATTATCTTGTGTATGACGATTCCTCCCAAACCTATGCTCTGGCCTATGTTTCCATTGAGGATTTATCTTCATCTTATGTGCAGAAAGCGGATCTGGCTCTTGGTAAAGCCCTTAGCGCCTATGACCGCGCGGAAGAGCTGATCGGTTCGGGGAAGAATGTACAGGCTCTCGAATCTCTTTACGACGCGCAGAAAGAGCTTATTCTGCTATCTGAACAGGAGTCATTGTATCTTTCAGTGAATCCCCGGAGGAGCAGGGATTCCTTTCAGAGGCTGTTATCCGCATATGACACGGATCAGGAGAGTTTTGTCAGAACTCTTGAAGATGATGTGAACCGCCGGATACAGGAACTGGATGATCTCGATTTGCGCAATTATCAGGCGGCTATGGATAAAATCGCCCTTATCCTGAAAAGACAGGATCTCAATGCCGGGAATATTTCCGTACCTCCCAGTACTTTTGAAACATCATCTTTCTCAAGCGAGTTCGGGCGTTATGCCGCTTCGGGGCTGGAAGGATCTCTTATAGGGTCTCTGTCACGATCCAATGCAAAGACCATCTATCGTTCCAACTACTGGATGGAAGGCAATATGATACGGTTCCGGGTTCTAGCTGTCGATGAACGGGGCAATAAGCTGGGGCAGGCATCGGTAAGGTTTCCCTACTCGGCCGACTTGAGATCCTATGATCTGAAGCCTCAGAATTTCGAAGAGGCTATGGTCGCCTTGAAGGAATTCTCAGTCGGCGCTTTGACCGACGGCGGTATTAATGTCGATGTCTGGACCAATAAAGGAAGGGACAGCGATTCTCTCGTGTTTGAGGATGGCGAGACGCTTCAGCTTTATTTGAGAGTCAATCAGCCTTCGTTCCTCCGGATTACTTATCGGCTGGCGACAGGAGAGATGGTTCTTCTCGAGCGCTCTTTCTACATCGGCATGGATCAGGTTAACAGGGCCGTAGCACTTCCTTACGAATTCGAAGTCCAGGGACCCTTCGGCGTGGAGCAGATGATCGTTACCGCTTTCTCAAAGGAACCGCCGACGCCCAATACGATTGTCGATTTCATCGACGGAGAAGAGTATGAAGTTTTTTCAACAATGGAAGCCGTTGTGGCTCAGACCAGAGGACTCAGGAAAAAGCAGACAGGTGCGGAGGATGAAGTGCGGGTCGGCGAGGCGATTCTTAATCTGACGACCATGCGGTAA
- a CDS encoding thioredoxin family protein, whose amino-acid sequence MKVRIFSIIFILLLSGLFADTVNWYSDYDMALAAAESEGRNIFVLITAPSWCIWCQRLEENVLSKPEFQSYLTENYIPLKLLDKVNGARNPELDNFDFSGYPSVFLYDSKGQYIENIYTQDPVAMVGSMKRYKDSEGVFKPLLKDLQLPEKYTFAADGGGEYINRNNGTWILKTGAEEIEYKQMKYDYEYLYLEHARQEHVIALPMKGTDRHMATLQEGNWVWSDLPDVRRIGGDPYFD is encoded by the coding sequence ATGAAAGTCAGGATTTTCTCAATAATATTTATTCTGCTTCTGTCTGGTCTATTTGCCGATACAGTCAATTGGTACAGCGATTATGATATGGCGCTGGCAGCCGCAGAGAGTGAGGGGCGGAACATATTTGTTCTTATTACCGCTCCCAGCTGGTGCATCTGGTGTCAGCGTCTTGAGGAAAATGTTCTGTCCAAACCGGAATTCCAGTCTTATCTGACGGAAAACTACATTCCTCTGAAACTGCTCGACAAGGTGAACGGTGCCAGAAATCCCGAACTGGATAATTTTGATTTTTCCGGATACCCCTCAGTGTTTCTCTATGACAGCAAGGGGCAGTATATCGAAAATATCTATACTCAGGATCCGGTCGCCATGGTGGGCAGCATGAAGCGATACAAGGATTCGGAAGGCGTTTTCAAGCCCCTTCTTAAAGATCTTCAGCTTCCGGAGAAATACACATTTGCAGCTGACGGCGGCGGGGAGTACATCAACAGAAACAACGGTACCTGGATACTTAAGACCGGCGCGGAAGAGATAGAATACAAGCAGATGAAATACGATTATGAATATCTCTATCTGGAACACGCCCGTCAGGAACATGTCATCGCGCTGCCCATGAAGGGGACGGACAGGCATATGGCGACACTTCAGGAAGGAAACTGGGTCTGGAGCGATCTTCCCGATGTCCGGCGGATCGGCGGCGACCCGTATTTTGATTGA